AGGGCTTGTAGGTAGGAATGTTAAGAATATTAAAATTTTGGCTAACGGTAAGCTTACTAAGAAGGTTAATTTTGAAGTTTCTCGTATTTCAAAGTCTGCATCTGAACTTGTAGTAAAAGTGGGTTGTGGTGTTAAATTAATTTAGAATGGTAGTGGTATGAAAGATTTGTTTTTCAATTTGTTTAGTATTAAGGATTTAAGGACTAAGTTTTTATTTACTCTGTCTATTCTTTTTATTTTTAGGGTTGGTTCGTATTTGCCAATACCGGGAATAAATCCTGTGGCTCTTAGGAGTTATTTTAAGGCGCAGGCGGATTTTTCAATCACTAATTATTTTGATTTTTTTTCAGGCGGTGCTTTTAGTAATTTTTCTGTGTTTATGCTTGGTGTAGGTCCTTATATATCAGCCTCGATTATCATACAGCTTCTCGTTTATTCTTTCCCTTCTCTTAAGAGAGTGCAGGAGGGTGACGGAGGCAGGAAAAGGATTAAGAAATATACAAAATATTTAACGATTATCGCGGCTGTAGCCCAGGGGTATGCTACTAGTCTTTATGCTAGAAGTATTCCAGGTGCACTTAATATGCCTTTTAACAGATATATTTTTATTGCTATTTTGACGGTTACGGCAGGGACTTTTATACTTTTGTGGCTTGGTGAACAAGTCAATCAAAGGGGAATTGGGAATGGTGTGTCTTTGATAATTTTTTCAGGAATAGTAGTAAGACTGCAGGCGGCTTTGTTTAATTTGTTTCAGGGGATGAGAGACCCATCTCAAAATATTAATCCCGTTTTTGTGATATTGGTTTTAGGCGTTTTTGTTGTGGTAGTAGTGCTGATTGTATATGAGTATAAGGCACAAAGAAGAATTGCTATACACTATGCTAGAGCAAATTCAAGGAGTGCTGTGAGTTCATACTTGCCAATAAAACTTAATCCATCAGGTGTTTTACCTGTCATTTTTGCGTCTGTTCTCATTACTTTGCCCTTGCAGATTTTGAGTGGGTTTGCTGAAGCTTCTGCGCTTGCAAGACAGGTTTTGTCCTATTTAAGACCCAATGGACTTTATTATACTTTATTGAATGTAGTCTTAATAGTAGGGTTTACATATTTTTATTCAAAAATACAATTGAGTCCAAAAGATATAAGCAATAATATTAGGAAAAATGGAGGCACTATTCCAGGAATAAAGGCGGATGAAATGGAGGGTTATTTGGATGGTATCATGAATAGAACACTGTTTTCGGGTTCTATTTTTTTGTCTATTATTGCAATAATTCCATTTTTGGTGCAGACTATTTTCAGATTCCCGTATGATGTCTCAAGGATTATGGGTAGTTCTTCGTTGTTGATTATGGTGGGAGTAGCTCTTGATACGTTGATTCAGATTGATGCTTATTTAAAGACTCGGGGGGTATCTAGTGGAAATGATAAAAGGAGTGCTTTTTTACAAAAAATTTAGGGGTAGGTTATGAAAGTTAGGGTAAGTGTGAAGCCGATTTGTGAAAAATGTAAGGTAATAAAGAGGAAGGGTGTTTTAAGGATTATTTGTGATAACCTTAAGCACAAACAAAGGCAAAAATAAGGGGATATAATGGCTAGAATAGCAGGAATAGATTTACCTAATGATAAACAGCTTCAAATAGCTCTTACGTCTATTTATGGCATAGGAAGGGCTAGGGCTTTGGAGGTCTGCAGAAAGACAGATATTTCGCCAGATAAAAAGGCTAGGGATTTAGATAATAATGAAATTAATAAGCTTAGAAAGATAGTTGAAAGTGATTATGTTGTTGAAGGGAAGCTTAGAAGTGAGTTGGCTATGTCTATTAAGAGGCTTATGGATATTGCGTGTTATAGGGGGCTCAGGCATAGGAAAGGATTGCCTTTAAGGGGACAGAGAACTAAAACTAATGCGAGGACTAGGAAGGGCAAGCGAAGAACCGTGGCTAATAAGAAAATAGCTGCTAAGTAAGATTGTTTTGTTTATGGAGGGAGAAGATTGAGCGCAAAATTATCGACTAACAAAAAAAGAGTAAAGAGGACTATTGGAGAGGGTAATGTTTATATACAAGCTACTTTTAATAACACGATCGTAACTGTGTCGGACATAAAGGGTAATACTTTAGCTTGGGCAAGTGCTGGGGGGATGGGATTTAAGGGAGCTAAGAAATCGACTCCTTATGCTGCTCAGATGACTGCTGAGTCTGCTTTGGGCAAGGTCAAGGATTTTGGCATTAATTATGTAAATGTCTTTGTGAAAGGGCCAGGGATTGGTAGAGAGTCTGCTATACGTGCTGTTGGATCAACTGGTATGGTTGTGAAGTCAATCTCAGATGTAACTCCGATACCGCATAATGGGTGTAGACCTAAGAAAACGAGACGAGTTTAATTGGAGGAACTAACTAATGTCTTTAGATAAACTTTTGAAAGATTTTACTATACCTGATAGAATTGAGTTTTTAAGGGGAGAGGACGATGGTTCCTATGGGAAATTCGTAATATATCCTTTTGAGAAAGGGTTTGGCGTTACCATTGGAAATACTTTGAGGCGTGTTTTGTTGTCTTCTATTGAGGGATACGCTATATCTGCTATGCGAATTCAATCCAACCAGGGGGGATCTTCGAGGGCTGTTTCAAGTGAGTTTGATTTAATACCTGGAGTTGTGGAAGATACGCTTGAAGTAATTGCTAATATTAAAAATATCCATTTAAAGTTAGATAAGGGGATTAATAGTACGGTTATAAGCTTTTCTGTTAATGGTAGGGATACTAACGTTTTAAAGGCTTCTGATTTTGAAAGAGAGGGTGTTGAGGTATTGAATAAAGATTTGGTCATTGCTACGCTTTCAGGTGATGCAAGTTTGGATTTTGAGTTTCAAGTTAATTATGGGAGAGGCTATGTTTCTTCTGAACACAATGCTAAGTATTTGGAAGAAGTTAATACTATTGCACTTGATTCTATATTTTCTCCAATAGAAAAGGTGTCGTACTCTATTGAGGACACTAGAGTAGGGCAACGATCTGATTATGATAAGCTCATTATGGAAATATGGACAACGGGTGTGATTAGTGCTAATGATGCTATAAGGAAGGCTGCTTCTGTCGTGCGAGAGTTTTTACTTCCATTGGTAAATTTCGAGGATAAGATTGTTCAATCGCTTGAGGATTCTGAATTGAAAGATTCTGATTTGCTTAGTATGAGTGTCAAGAAGTTAGATTTATCTGTTAGATCCTTAAATTGTTTGACTAAGGAAAATGTTAAAACTTTGGGAGAGCTCATTAGTAAGACTTCGGAAGAACTTTCAAAAGCAAGAAACTTTGGGAAAAAAAGTTTAGAAGAAATAATTGAAAAGCTTAGTGTTTATGGGTTATTTTTAGGGATGGCTAAGACAGAGGCTATTAAAGTATTAAACAAAAACGATAAAATATCTAAGTAAGAGGAAACTGTTTCATATGAAGACCAGAGTAGGATTTAATAGATTAGACAGGAAGTCAAGCCACAGGAAGGCGCTTTTGAGGAATATGGTAATTTCTCTTTTTAGGCACGAAAGGATAACTTCTACCAAAGTTAAGTTGGGTGAAGTCAAAAGATTTGCTGAGAAATTAATTACTAGAGCGAAGGTAGATAGCGTGCATAACAGGAGAGAAGTTTCAAAGTTTATACACGACAAGTATATTCTTAATAAGTTATTTGTCAATATATCCCCCATTTTTAAAGAAAGAAAGGGCGGTTATACTAGGGTTATTAAACTAGGGCGTAGATATGGGGATGCTGCTGAGATGGCTATTCTTGAGCTAGTTGATAAAACCTTGGAAGAAAAGTAATAGTCTTTACATATTAGGTATTTCCTTTTTAAGGAGTTATATTTAGTTAGTTTAGAGGATAAGGGGTAGGCTGTATGTTGTATGTTACTTTTTCTTCTATTCTTGCTGTCGTTGTAGGCGTTGTATTAGGGTTTGCGATAAGAGTTGTTTTAGATAGGATTTCTTTATTAAATTTAGGTAAGAAGCTAGAGAAGATAAAAGAAGAAGCAATTTTAGAGATAGACAATGAAAAAAAGCAGATTGTTTCGAATGCAAAAGCTCAGATGCTTAAAGAAAAGAATCAGCAGGATAAGGAAATAAGAGAACGAAGGAATGAGATTTTTAACTTAGAAAAAAGGTTATTACAGAGAGAGGAGACGCTGGACAAGAGAATGTCTGCTCTTGATAAGCAACAGAGTAGGATTGATTCTAGAGTTAAGGAATTTGAACAAAAAGAAAAGACGATACGAGAAAAAGAGGTTTCTTTGGTTAAGAAATTAGAAAATATTTCTGGCTTAACGAAGGAAGAAGCAAAAAAGATCGTCATTGAGAGAGTTGAAAATGAGGCTAAAAGAGATGCCCAGATTATTATCAATAAAAGTGAGCAGGAGGCACAGCTTTTAGCAGATAAGCTTTCAAAGGATATATTGGTTTCTACCATGCAGCGCATGGTTACAGAGGTTAGCTCTGAATTTACTATCGCTTCTGTTGCATTACCTGGCGATGAGATGAAAGGCAGGATAATTGGTAAGGAGGGGCGCAATATTAGGGTACTTGAAACATTAATAGGGGCGGATATCATTATTGATGATACTCCTGAAGCTGTTGTTATATCTTGTTTTAATCCAGTAAGGAAGGAAATAGCTAAAAGAACTCTTGAACGACTTATTACAGATGGAAGAATTCACCCTGCAAGAATTGAAGAAGTTGTACATAGTGTTACTAATGAAATAAATAATATTATTCTTGAAGAAGGGGAGAAAGTAGTATTTGATTTGAATATTCATGGACTTGATAAGAGGCTTATTAGGGGGCTTGGTAGGCTTTACTTTAGAAGTAGCTATGGGCAAAATGTTTTAAGTCACTCAAAAGAAACAGCAATAATAGGTGAAATTCTAGCTAAAGAGATGAAATTGGATCCTGTTGTTGTAAAGAGAGCATGTCTTTTGCATGACATTGGTAAGGGCATGGAAAGTATTTCCGAAAATAGTGAGGGGCATGCTATTACGGGAGCTGAGCTTGCGCAAAGCTGTGGAGAGAGTGATATTGTTGTTAATGCTATTGCTGCCCATCATAATGAAATAAAACCGGAGAGCCTTGAGGCTATTGTTGTTCAAATAGCAGATGCTATTTCTGCATCTCGTCCCGGTGCAAGACGTGAAAGTTTGAATAATTATATAAACAGGCTGAAAAGACTAGAAGAAATTGCTTATGGATTTGAGGGCGTTCAAAAATGTTATGCAATTCAGGCTGGGCGTGAAGTTAGGATTATTGTTGATAATTTATTGGTTAATGATGAGAAAGCCACTGTGCTTGCAAGGAACATTGCAAAGAAAATAGAAGTTGAGATGAGATATCCTGGTAAAATTAAAGTTACTATTATTCGAGAAACCAGAGTTATTGAATATGCAAGATAGTGACATTATTAGAACTTTAATAATTGGGGACATAATAGGTGATTCGGGGTTGAAAAAGGTTTTTTTTAACCTCAAGATCCTTAAAGATAAATATAACGTAGATCTCGTTATTGCTAATGGGGAAAATTCATCTGGTGGGTTTGGAATTACCACAGAGATAGCGGATAATCTTTTTAAAGCTGGTGTTAATGTTGTTACTACAGGTAATCATGTCTATTCTGACTATAGTATAAAAGAATATTTAAATAAGCAGAAATGTATTTTAAGACCAAATAATTTTTCAGATTTACTTGAAGGGCATGGCTATTGTATTTTAAGTGTCAGAAATGAAAAGGTTGCTGTTGTAAATATTCAAGGGTTTTTAGGGATGACTTTTATTGTTAAAAACCCTTTTGAAAATATAAAGAAGTTTGTAAATATGATCGGGAATAAGGTCAAAACTATTTTTGTTGATTTTCATGCTGAGAGTAATTATGAAAAAGAGAGCTTTGGATATTTCTTAGATGGGCTTGTCACGGGAGTTGTTGGCACTCACACGCACATAATGACTCAAGACGAGAGAATTTTAGAAAAGGGAACTGCTTATATTAGTGATCTTGGTATGACAGGTAGTTTAAATTCTGTAATAGGATTTAGTCCGGAAATTTCTCTTAAGGGGTTGCTTGAATATGTATCCTTACGGACAGAGGTTGTTGAGGATAATGTGATTATACAAGGGGTTGTTATTACTTCTGATATAAAGACAGGACGTGCTTTAAAGATTGAGAGAATACAGAGATAGTTTACTTAATTTACTTTGTCAAAGTTACCCTAATTTGACAAGAGATGAGTTAAGAATATTAATTTTGACTGGAAGTGTGTATGTCAATTCGCATAAAGAGCTCAACCCTAAGGTTTTGCTGGTAAAGAGTAGTGCAATAAGTTTAATACGAGCCGAGTCTAATCAGTTTGTGTCAAGAGGAGGAGGTAAACTTTTAGAAGCATTGGAATCGTTTGAAATTTCAGTTCAAGGTAAAATCTGTGTTGATGTTGGAGCTTCAACAGGTGGGTTTACGGATTGTCTTTTGCAAAAAGGAGCCTTGTTGGTTTATGCTGTTGATGTTGGATTTAATCAGCTTTCTTATAAATTGCGAGTTGATCCAAGGGTTAGAGTTTATGAGAAGACTAATATATTTGATATTAAAAAATTTGACATATCTCCCAACTTAGCTGTTGTTGATGTTTCTTTCAGGTCTGCGGTTGGCGTATGCGTAGATTTGATTAATAAGCTTTCTGATGGGTTTATCATTGCTCTTATTAAGCCTCAGTTTGAACTTAAAGAATTGGATTTAGACATAAAAGATTTTAGTGGCGTGGTTGATACTAGATATTTGACTAAAATATTAGACAAGGTAATTAGGAAATTTCATGACAACAACTTACAAGTTAAAAACATTCTGAAACTTGAAATCAAGGGAAGAAAGGGAAATCAAGAATTTATGTTTTTAATTACTAATAACGACGTATCAGGACTTAGCCAGTCTCTTGAATTGCTTCAAAGTATTAATGATTGATACTTTTAAAATGTTTTCTTATCTAGAATGCCCGAGAAATTTAAGTTTAAATCTTCAAGTATTATTGGATTATTTTCAATTCTTAAGGTTATTCCATTAATGCCTTGGATTTCAAGGCATGTTAAGATGATTTGGTTTACTTGGTTGATTGTTCCCTCTACTCCAAAGCTATTTTCATAAAATTCCTTAGATAGGTTGATGTGAGCAATGCCGTCACTTATGCTTAAATTCAATATTTTAGTATTAATAGGAATTAAACTTAGATAGTTATTTTTAAGTTCATATTCATTCGGACCGTTAATAAGTGCTTTTAGTGTCTCTTCAAGAATATTTTTGTCATAGTGAATAGTTCTTTTAATGTCTTGCTTTAAAAAATGCCCCTCAGTAGTAACTTTTATGAAGTACAGCTTAACCACTTTTTTCTTTTTTGAAAGTTTTTGTTGTTGGTGCTTAAATTCTTCTTCAATTTTTTGTATCTCAGGAGGTTTGATTAAAAATTTTTCATCACTAAGTATCTTAACAGTTTCTCTTTTTGTATTATCTAGCTCGGCCTCTATTACTTTGCTAGGTTTTGATGAATCAAATTCAAAGTTTTCATAACCAGCAATTCTATCATTAAATATGTTCTTAATTAATGAATTCTTAACTATTAGTAACAAACAAAGGCCCGTAGCAAAAATGGCAAACAGGACCAGGAACACATCCGTTTTGCTAAGACTACCTCTTCTGCGTCTAACCCTTTTCTTCCTCTTCTTCACCTGATATCCGTCCATAATTGGCATAAACATGCAATATTTGATATTATAGTGGATATAGCTATATAGAAAAAGAGGCAAATTATTTTTGATTAATTCTAGGAAACAAGACTATTGTAGTGTTTTTATTGTAGGCAGACCAAATGTTGGGAAATCCACTTTGTTTAATAAGCTTTTAAATTCAAAGAGAAGCATTACTGATGAAACTTATGGAGTTACCAGAGATTTGATTAAAGAGATTTGCGAGGTTGATTCTTGTAAATTCTATTTGGTGGATACTGGCGGATTTACCCTTTTGAGGGATGAAATTAGCAAGATTGTGGTTGATAAGGTTATAAACTCGCTTGATGGTGCTGATTTGATTTTGCTTGTGTTAGATGTCAATGAAATGCTAGCAGAAGATTATGAGCTTATTGAAAGACTGAGGAAATATAGTGATAAGATAGTCTTAGTATTAAATAAAATAGATGGGCAGAGTAAGGAATCTTTGGCTTATGAGTTTCAAAAATTGGGATTTAAGAAGAGATTTTTAGTTAGTGCGGCTCGTGGAAAAGGTATTAATTATTTAAGGGGATTTTTAAGAGATTCAATTGGTAAATTATCGAGTGGTGATGAAAGTGACGAAAATATTGATATTAAAATCGGTATTATAGGTAAGCCAAATTCAGGCAAGTCCACTCTTATTAACTTTTTATCAGGACATGAGGTCTCTATTGTTTCTCATGAAGCAGGGACTACAAGAGATTTTGTTAAGACGAAATTTAAAAGAGATGGAAAGACGTTCGAAATTATTGACACAGCTGGAATAAGGAGAAGATCAAGGGTAGATGAACTTATTGAGCGTTATTCTGTAAGTAGAGCTTTAAGAGTGATTGATAGGGTAGATGTTGTCTTTTTATTAATTGATACTAATGAGGACTTAACAGCTCAAGATAAGAAAATTGCTCACTATGCAACTAAGAAGGGAAAGGGCATTGTAATTGTATTTACCAAGTGGGATTGTGTAGAGGTCAAGAAAGGTTATTTTGAAGCCGTAAAGGATCGTGTTAATTTCTTTTTTCCGATTTTAAACTTTGCTCCCATATTAAGAATATCCGTTCATGGGAGGATAGGTTTGGATAGTCTTTTTAAGGAAGCAATTAAATTAAGAAAACAACTTGAACTTAAGGTCAATACTGCTGATTTGAATAAAATGTTAAATTTGTGGATTAAGGATTACCACCTAAATATCACGCACAAGGTAAAGTACATAACTCAGGTTAGTGTTAATCCCATCAAGTTTGTTTTATTTGCTAATAAAATTACTAATTTCCCAAATTCTTACTATAATTATTTAATAAATAATATTCGTAAAATTGGGTATGCAAATATTCCGATTCTAATGGAAATTAGAGAAAGGGCAAGAAGCTCAAGGTGAAATATATACTTTTATTCTTAATCGCTAGCAGTCTTAATTTTCTAGCATATGGGAGTTTTTTCTATGATCCTACCGTTAGAGCAAACTACTCGCAATATTTTAGCTCAAGCAATATTTCAGAAAGGATCAAACCCCACAAGCACTACACTACGAATGGTTATTATGTTGAGGTTTCAAGTTCAACAAAGGGAAATTACGTTTACTATTCTTTTTTCCGCCGCAAAGACGGGTTATCCTATATTTTGCCGGGTTCTTATGTAGTTAAAGTTGGAAAGGATGGAATTGATCAGATAAAAATATTTTTTATACACAGGGCGGATACTTTTATTAGAATAAAACCAAGCGGTTCGCATTCTAGTGCCGACTTTTATTTAATAAATACTTTAATACACAAAGAGGTCAAATTGCCTTTCAAGATTATGGATATTGCTACTGGTTCTTTCCTAGAGATAGCTAAATATGTCAGCAGTTTTATTGACTTGAAATTTTTTGATCCTCAATATATTGAAGTCTATGAGAATGTTTCCAGCATGGTTGATAAGTTTAGAACATTCCTAAGGAGTTCTTCGATTGCTGAGGTTCCTGATGGTGCAATGAGTGAGCTGGGAGAGATGGTGTATATTAAGACAGGAAAACCTCAAGGAGAGGTTGAGGGATTTAATTGCTCTGGGTTTGGGAAATGGGTAGCTGATTCAATTTATAAGACAATGACAAAAGAGCTTTTAAAAATAGAAGATCTTAAAGTCAGGCACATTGGAGTTAGGGGTAATAGTTTTACTGAGAAGTATGAGTTTAGTAGGGATTTGTTCTTTGGACTTGACTGGACCCGTAATATTGGATATAGGCTTAAAAATATTAATGCTGGCTTGGATTTAACTAGAATTAAAGAAAATGATGTAAACAATGTTAGCTTTTTAAAATACATTGAAAATCGTGGGTATGAGATTGATAATTTGGATTTTATTCTTTATTATCTAACTTTGAGTGAACCTGGTTATATATACTTTGGTTCTGTTAATACAACAATGAAAGGGGCATCTGGGAAGGTATTTCATAAACATGTTGTTGTTTTGTTTCCATTTATTGATAAAGAATCGATTTTTAGAACCTCTGTGATGGAGGTTAACAGTGAAACTTCAATTAAATCACTTAGGAAAAGATACCCGGATTCGTATATCCATCTAGTTAGGGCAAAAGCTATGAAGGATGTGACTGTAGTTCCAATATCAAAGAGGACGAATAATTAGCTATTATGATAAAAGCTGTAGTATTTGATCTTGATGGGACTCTTTATCCTGAGATTGATATGAACTTGGCAATGTTACCTGAATTTTTAGGAAATATTAGGTTTTTTTTTGCTTTCAAAAGGGTAAGAAAGGAAATAAGAGTTTTACAAAGAGAAAAGAGTGAGCCTTCTAGTAGGGATAAATTAATGTCTATGCAGATTGAAATGCTTGCTGCGCGTTTGGGATTCAGCACGAGCAGGTGTGAATTTTTATTAAATAAGATTTATTATGGGGAGGCTTTTGGGAGCAAATTTAAAAGATTTAAGCCTTATTCTGGTGTACGTGATTTAATTTATTCTCTTAAAAATAGGGGAGTAAAACTGGGTGTGATGTCAGATTTTCCAATTGCAAACCGTGTAAGCAATCTGTTAGGCATTAAGGACGGATTTTGGGATATTCTTTATTCATCAGAAGATACTGGGTATTTAAAGCCGAGCAAAATGGCTTTCTTAAGGATTATGTATGAACTTGGTATACAAGGTAAGCATATCTTATATGTTGGGAATTCTTATGAGTATGATATTTTGGGTGCTGGTGGTGCTTTAATGAGAACAGCTTATTTGTCTGAGAAGAAATTATCAAATAACATGAAATGTGATTTTATTTTTAGTAACTATAAGGAGTTGCAAAAATATATACTTTTAAATATGTAGATGGGTAAAATATTTTATGATAGATTTTGTAACCATTCTGGTTAATCTTTTATTGGTGTTTATAATTTTATTTATCTATAGACAGTATGATAGGCGTTCAAGAGCCCTAGATAAGATTAAAAAATTTGTTGATATTGCCAAGGACAATCTTGAAGATTTTATTGAAGAGAAGACGAAAGAAATCAGTAACCTTGCTGTTGACATGGAAGCTTATCAGCGTTCTAGCATAGAGATTATAAAAAAAATAGATGAAGTACAACAAAAAATTAAAAATAAAAGCAATGATTTTGCGGAAGTGGAGAAAAAGATTGCTTATCATGACTCTATGCTTAAAGAGCTAGATGATATGACTCTTAAAGTACAAGATAATATACAAAGACTTCAAGTTGATGGAAAAATCGTAGATAAGCTTTCAAAGACTTTAAAGTATTTTAATACTCAGATTGATTCTGTTGATTCTAGGCTGGGTGCGGTTTTTGAAAAATTCGATAAGACAAATAAGGAAAATCTTGAGGCGATTAAGATTGAAAGTTGGGAAAAGTTTAACAATACCGTTGAAGAACTAAGTTTGAGAATGAATAATTTAGAGCAAGATATTATGTCTTATCAGAAGTCTTTAGGAATTATTGAGGAGAGGAAGAGTGAAATTTTAGATAAAGGTAATGAGAAGCTTGATAATGAGTTTAAGGAATTTTTATTCAAGCTTGAATCTAATATGGACAGTTATAACAGGTCAATAGAAGAATCTTTGAGTGTGTATGAGGACAAATATAAATCAATAGAGAATTCTATTGAGCTTATACTTGAGAAGGCAAAAACTAAAATTAATGATAGGGAAGACTTTATTTTAACCAGATTAAATGAGGAACTACAAGCAAAGTTTGATGGAGTATTTGTGTATGTCAATGAACGTTCTGTGCAGATGAAAGATAAACTTGAAGATAAGCTTATGTTAATAGATAACGAAATTTCTTCTGTAAGTTCTGTTTTTAAGGATAATGCTTATTCTAGGTTAAATTCTATTGAAGAGACCATTAAACAAGAAATAAGACAATATGAAGAACAAGTTGCGGATATCTTTGATCAATTTAGGGTTCAGATTGAATCTAATGTAGGGGGAATTTATAAAGAGTATGATAACAAGATAAATCAGTTTAACAGTGATATAAGAGAGAGAATAGAGCTTAGCCTAGATAACGCTAATTCTAGAATGGAAAGTGTAGAGACAAATGTTAAGACGTTGTTAGACGACCTTGAGGAAGATTCTAATAAAATATATGTTGATTTCAAGACAAAGGTAGAAGGAGATATTGATAAGTTTAGTGAGAGTATATTTTCAAGAATGAATAGTACTGGGAGTGAATTGGAAACAAAGATTTCAAGTATTGAGGGAGATGTTCAAGATAAGATACTTAAGTTGGGAAATGACTTGTACGCAGATCTTAAAAGGATCAACGATAGACTTGTTAGTGATTATTCTTACT
This is a stretch of genomic DNA from Borrelia sp. P9F1. It encodes these proteins:
- a CDS encoding HAD family hydrolase → MIKAVVFDLDGTLYPEIDMNLAMLPEFLGNIRFFFAFKRVRKEIRVLQREKSEPSSRDKLMSMQIEMLAARLGFSTSRCEFLLNKIYYGEAFGSKFKRFKPYSGVRDLIYSLKNRGVKLGVMSDFPIANRVSNLLGIKDGFWDILYSSEDTGYLKPSKMAFLRIMYELGIQGKHILYVGNSYEYDILGAGGALMRTAYLSEKKLSNNMKCDFIFSNYKELQKYILLNM
- the der gene encoding ribosome biogenesis GTPase Der translates to MVGRPNVGKSTLFNKLLNSKRSITDETYGVTRDLIKEICEVDSCKFYLVDTGGFTLLRDEISKIVVDKVINSLDGADLILLVLDVNEMLAEDYELIERLRKYSDKIVLVLNKIDGQSKESLAYEFQKLGFKKRFLVSAARGKGINYLRGFLRDSIGKLSSGDESDENIDIKIGIIGKPNSGKSTLINFLSGHEVSIVSHEAGTTRDFVKTKFKRDGKTFEIIDTAGIRRRSRVDELIERYSVSRALRVIDRVDVVFLLIDTNEDLTAQDKKIAHYATKKGKGIVIVFTKWDCVEVKKGYFEAVKDRVNFFFPILNFAPILRISVHGRIGLDSLFKEAIKLRKQLELKVNTADLNKMLNLWIKDYHLNITHKVKYITQVSVNPIKFVLFANKITNFPNSYYNYLINNIRKIGYANIPILMEIRERARSSR